The region CGGTAGTATCTTCAAACATATTTATTTGGTATGCACCGCGTACAAGTCCGCTGAATCTTATGCCCACAAGTCGTATCCTCATTCTGCGTTGGTATAAGCTATCAAATAATTCGTTTACTTTTTTTAATATAATATGGTCGCAGGAGGTATAAGATATTTTAAATTGTTTGGTTTCCGTATCGAAATTATTATATCGAACTTTAACCACGATAACAGAAGCTAACCATTCTTCATCACGCAATTGAAAACAAAGTTTTTCTACCATGCCTAGTAGTATAGATTTTATTTTGGGAATATCTATAGTATCTTGCTCAAAGGTTTGTTCAGTAGAAAGGGATTTTCTCTCGGTATACGGCTCAACAGGGTTTTCGTCAATTCCGTTTGCTTTTTTCCAAAGTTCTTTTCCATTTTTGCCCAGTAATTGTTGTAATACATCAATAGGCATTTCTGATAAGGTTTCTATCCTTCTAATACCAATTCGTGAAAGTAGTTGATAAGTGACATCGCCCAACATCGGGATTTTTTTAATGGACAATGGATTGAGGAATGTTTTGACCATTGGCTGGCATACTTCAATTTTACCGTGCGGTTTTGCTTCTCCCGTAGCAATTTTTGAAACCGTTTTATTAACAGATAATCCAAAACTTATGGGCAATCCTGTTTCCTTTGTTACTTTTTTTGATAGTTCGGTACTCCATTTATAACAGCCAAAGAATTTTTCCATACCTGATACATCCAAATAAAATTCGTCGATACTTGCTTTCTCCATTACGGGAGCACTTTCTTCTATAATATCGGTAACCAAATGCGAGTATTTGGAGTAAAGTTCCATATCACCTTTCACTACTTTGGCTTGCGGACATAAACGTAAAGCAAGTTTCATAGGCATGGCAGAACGTACGCCAAAAGTGCGAGCTTCGTAGGAGCATGATGCTACAACACCGCGGTCGGAACTGCCGCCAATAATTAAGGGAATATTGTTCAACTGTGAATTGACAAGCCTCTCGCACGACACGAAAAAAGTATCTAAGTCCATATGTACGATTGATCTATCCATGAAATTTCTTGTGAATTTGTAAACCTCAAATTTGGGTATAATTTTTCAAGCATGGAGCAAAAAACTATGAACAGATTGCACCCAAGTTTGTGCACAGTGTCTTGTAATACCAATTCTTAAACTATAATAGTTCTCCGCCTGTGGCAGATTTAGTTTGTAGAATGGTAATGCCGAACTACATCCCGAAAGCATTCGGGATTAGTCCCCCTTTTTTTTTACTATTATATATTGAGTTTCGGGTTAAAATATATAATAAAAAATACCCGTTGTCGCCGTTATGCGAACAGTGATTTATTATAACCAATGTATCATAACTGCAAGCCGCCGCGGCCGATGCGAACTGGGAAACCCTTCCGTTGTCGCCGTTCCATAAAACACGAGAATCAGATATATTTTCTGACTATGACAGATGTTCAGTGGCAAAGGCGTTCTACTTTTG is a window of Bacteroidota bacterium DNA encoding:
- the dinB gene encoding DNA polymerase IV, whose amino-acid sequence is MDRSIVHMDLDTFFVSCERLVNSQLNNIPLIIGGSSDRGVVASCSYEARTFGVRSAMPMKLALRLCPQAKVVKGDMELYSKYSHLVTDIIEESAPVMEKASIDEFYLDVSGMEKFFGCYKWSTELSKKVTKETGLPISFGLSVNKTVSKIATGEAKPHGKIEVCQPMVKTFLNPLSIKKIPMLGDVTYQLLSRIGIRRIETLSEMPIDVLQQLLGKNGKELWKKANGIDENPVEPYTERKSLSTEQTFEQDTIDIPKIKSILLGMVEKLCFQLRDEEWLASVIVVKVRYNNFDTETKQFKISYTSCDHIILKKVNELFDSLYQRRMRIRLVGIRFSGLVRGAYQINMFEDTTELISLYQSLDKIKKRFGSSSIQRCAGVQLKKSKV